The Nicotiana tomentosiformis unplaced genomic scaffold, ASM39032v3 Un00228, whole genome shotgun sequence sequence atagaattaataatatttgctataaataagataaaaataattcaagacaAATTAGAATCATTATATAATGAAAATCCCCTTCAAGGATGGGATAAAcataaaacgaaagtaaaaatagaattaatagatgaaaatagtataataacacagaaaccattaaaatataattttaatgatctagaagaattcaaaatgcatataaaagaactattaaaaaataattatatacaggaaagtaatagtaaacataatagcccagcatttatagtaaataaacataatgAGCAAAAAAGAGGTAAAAGTAGAATGGTAATAGATTATAggaatttaaatgcaaaaacaaaaacatataattacccgataccaaataaaatattaaaaataaggcaagtacaaggatataattacttcagtaaattcgattgtaaatcaggattttaTCACCTAAAATTAGAAGAAGAATCTAAAAAATTAACAGCttttacagtaccacaaggattttatgaatggaacgttttaccatttggatataaaaatgcaccaggaagataccaacattttatggatagCTATTTTAATCAATTAGAAAACTGTATAATCTACATAGACGATATACTACTATACTCAAGGACACAAgatcaacatataaaattattagaaaaattcatacatataaTAGAATCCTCAGGAATTAGCCTTAGTAAAAATAAGGCAGAAATACTTaaaaatcaggtggaattcttaggaattcaaatagataaaaatggaattaaaatgcaaacacatatagtacaaaaaataataaatttaaatgaaaccctagatacaaaaaagaaattacaatcattctTAGGATTAGTTAACCAAGTtagagaatatatacctaaattggcagaaaatttaaaacctttacagaaaaaattaaagaaagatatagaatatcactttgatgaaaaagacaaaacatatatacaaaaaataaaagatatgtgtaaaaaattaccaaaactatattttccagatgaaaatagagaatttatatatatagtagagaCAGACTCAAGTAaccatagttatggaggagtacttaaatacaaatataaggatgaaaaaatagaacatcactgtagatattattcaggatcatTTACGGAACCACagttaaaatgggaaataaatagaaaagaattattagctttatataagTGTTTATTATcgtttgaaccatatatagtatATAACAAATTTATTGTTAGAACAGATAACACACAagttaaatggtggataaccaaAAAGGTACAAGACTCAGTTACAACGAAAGAAATACGAAGACTCGTATTAAATATACTAAATTTCACATTTACAATAGAAATAATTCCTACTGACAAGAATGTGATTGCAGATTACTTATCAAGACAAAAGTACACAAACAAATGAAGAAGAAACTACACAAGACCTATTTTCAATACTTACTACACTATCACTACAAATGACGGAAGTAGAAAAGAGGTTGCAGATTATAGAAGCAAAAAACCTAAGCCAGCAGCATGGCTCAAAACATGCGGAACTAAGCCAGCAGCATGGCTCAAAACATGCGGACCTAGGAGGTGACGTTGGGAAACACCTAAAAACCCAAAACCTACAAACTAACACTATTTTACATACAGCTGCAGGTACATCAACATCAgcaataagaaaaggaaaacatacaaatacaaatatgaacgCCATGTTCAACAAGCCATATaccccaaaatcccaaaatccttTGACACCATCACCACAAACAACTAGCTATAGAGAAAGCTTAAACCAGGAAAAACAAACCTACGATTATATTACCAACAGCTATATACAAAATATCCACAAGATTCAAACCTTTTTAAACCTAAATCCGAgatcaaaaacaatccaaaacccAAAAACAGACTATATAACACAACCATTACAAGGATACAACCGACTGATTGCCCAACCAGGGACGAATGCAAATTTAGTTAAAACATGTTACAATTACGGACTATTAAGTACAGTGTACACACAAACCGGACAAGAAATAGCTACAATACCAGAGCTATATAGTGCCTTTACTACCTACAAGAGAATCACCAAAGGAGAcctattttatataaaattttatgtaGCACCAGCAGAGATACTCTATAACGAGATAAAACCAATAATCCAAGTTATTAAATTAGGACTAACTAGAGAAATGATTATCCCAGAAAATGTACAAATACAACCAGAAATACCCAAACCTGATATACCAGCATTCTACTCAAACAAAAGAATTATAGGACTATCAACCATTCTAAGTGAACTAGTCAACAATTATGTagaagaaaaacctatttgggGATACCAATCCCGAGAACACACGATGATCTACACCCATTCAAAAAACCTAAGGGAAAACGACATGGAAGAGATACGGAGATGGATTAAAACATTAATCCAACCAGAAGAAGCACCCATTACAAGAGCTATTAGAGgagaatttatttctcaaaacttAATGACAAGATACTGCAAACAAATTAGTCCAATCTACTCAGAGCACATATGTTCGAAATGTCAAGGAGAGAAAAACATAGTTCCAGAAATcaaatttgaagaagaagaaaactaaaaagatacgcaacaaaatatcaagaaagagaCAAAGGAATCTTACAACAAAAGCTACAAGACAAAAACAAAAGGACAGCTAGCAGGATCGGCAGGACccaagaagaagcagaaaatgacataaagaaaaaaGCTATGTAATTATTAAAGCAACTTTTGACTTTATGTAAATTATTTTCCGTCTTTTAGTTTTTAAGTTGTTGTTGTGAGTCCCACTTTATCACTACCACTGTCAGTGGAAAAACTGTTGGGAACGCGtcttttactttaattttagACCGTCCAAGTGTAAAGTTAGGAGGACGATGTTTGGATTAGTTTCCGTTATAAATAGACAGCCCTTAAGGCTTAGAGGGACACACCTTACCTTACCCCTTTCACATCCTTCTGAAAAAACTCTCTTGTAACCTCTCTTGTAAAAATCTATTCAGTGAAATAAATTAACATCTTTAATCTATGGAGCAATCCAAACCTATGAAAGAAGAAATCCCCGATATACAGTATCAagtaagttttttttaaaatatgtatagctAAATACATATATTCCTGAAATCTCTAGATTATCATAATTGTTATCATGTTATAACTGTTATTTAGAATAATTTTAGTAAGTTTGCCATGAATAATTATGCTGAGAGTAGTTTAAGCCCAGACTATGCCATCCTAAGGGTGAAACCAGTAAGGCAGAAGGCCGTGGTAGGGAAGTAACCAGAGTTGAGGCGCTGTTAGGGTAAAACGATTGAAgcaaaaaatcatggtagtgactaAAAGAATTGTTCTTAATAACTTGTTATAGGATGACGATAAACATGATAAACGAAGAGATTAAAGGAATATTTTTAGCCAAAACATCAAACAAAAATGGATCATCCTTACATCTTAGATAACACTGATGAATATAAAATAACCATTTTACACATACTTAGATCACTAAATAATGAtatcaaaaatataatatttgacaaATTACTTATGAACGAAATACTAGAACTAATGACCCAACAATGGTATGATTTAGCAGAATTATCTGACTTAGAAGAAGAGAATACAATAAGCCTATCTGAATTTGATATACTTACAGAGGATATATATTCAGACTAGATGAACCTAACAGAAACCCGAAAAATAATAGAATTACAAGAACAtagattacatcaaaatatgcaattatatcaagaatctaaagatctaatctttttagaacatataagagataatataaaacaattaaaagaactacataataaggataaactagaaaaactaaatataaacaaattaataacattcttccaactccaaaaaattaatataaacgaATATATAGAAACAGGAGAAATAGAATATGTAGAATATATAACAAATTgtaaaatagaaatatcaaaattaGAATCTATAATAAGAGAATATTATGATTAAGCATGATAAATCAAGAATATTTATCATACTGGATAGAAATTACGGAAAAAATAGAAGCTTTAGAACAACAACTAAAATTAACAATCAATACTTACTTAATAACAAAGGATATAGACCTTCTGATAAATATACAACAAGACATAAcggaaatattaaaaataaaaccgtTACAAACAGAATAttacaataaaatatttacaatataAAAATAGTCATAAATACAACAAATCCACTAAAGACTAAACAAAAATATAATCTGAACCACTTTTAAAGAATGATAGAAAAATACAGAATAACTACTTACATGACAAAAAGAAtgctagaaaaatataaaatactagtcCTATATTTTATCAAAGAATTAAAACCTACTGACATAAAAATAGATATTTGGGAAAAAATACTTAAATACGAAAAAGAAGTAGAAGACCCACAAGACCCACAAAATACATACGATTTGGTAGAAGAATATTCAGACTTATGAAGATTTATGAACAAAAGCTAATCGGAGCTAAATCCGACCCACAAACCCcccaaaatggtatcagagccataacaaataaatacaatataccaattataattgataaaaataataaaaaattaacaagtaaaaatcctaaaaaagaaaagaaaacaataacAAAATTACAGGAATTATATAAAGAATATAAAACCACGAAAAAGGACAAATTAATAAACAAAATGTCAAAACTAGAATATAAGTATATCTTACAACTTAAGATTAAacataaaatatgaataaagaaGAATTTGCGGTAGACGAAAAAACATACGAAAATTTGGatggattaaaaataaaaataataacttcaaatatagGAAGAAGATATAAGAAAGTAGGAGAAAACATATATTTAATGTTAGAAAAAGAAACTGCAAGATTAGAAGATAGTTTAACAGCAATGACaagaataataaaagaaaatgaagaaattgataggaaaaatgaaattgaaaaaattaggcaacaagctaaaaaagaattacagcaagtggaagaaaacaaaaacaccaggataatggaattagaaaaagaattagcaatattaaaagaattatatgaaaacaaacagagagaaagagaaaagaaaaaagaattagagCAAGAAGAAAGATTGAAGGAAGAAATAGAAAAATTTAGGGAAAAATTAAAAGAGGACATAGAAGTAAAACTTGAAGAAATAAATGAAACTAATAATGAAAATGAACAGAATACAGAAAGTTCAGAAGATTcagaaataagtgaaacatatacagaacttataACTAAAACAAATAACATAATAAATCCAGAAATATATGCCGGAGATATAAGCGAAAAACCAAGtacatcaaaagaaagaaaatacaaacaaacaataccaacatattacAATAATAATTATGAACGAAGTGACAGAAGTAAAGTATTATGGGATAAAAGATTAAACAGAAAATGGACACCAAAAACAATAAATGAACAATATAACTTTTTGGACTTAGATTGCGTAGAAGAcgttaataaaataatacaactatgggtaggatatatatcaaaacaattaatagataataaaataccaattccagaagcaccaggatatatagaaaggACAATAATAGGAACAGTAAAATTATGGATACAAAATCTAAATGATGAAAGTATAAAAGCAttaagaagtaataaaaaattcGATGGTGAATCAGCTACAACAACTATAGACATAttaataaaatatgaattagCTATAAGAAATGAATTTAGTAGTATGACAACAGAAATAGAAgagcaacaaaaagaaaaaacagtAAGTAGAAATCTAATGAACAAACTAGCTATATGTAACATGTGTTACATAGACGAATATACGTGTGCATTTAAAGAATATTACTATAAAGGAACATATAGTgttgaagaaggaaaagaaatcagaaaaatatactttacaaaattaccagaaccttttagTTCTAAAATAATAAGAGATTGGGAAAAAGCAGGATTAGAAGATACCTTAGGAGCTAGAATTAGATATTTAAAGAATTGGTTTATAGAATTATGTgaaaaacataaagaagaaattaaaatggAAAAAACACTGATAAAAAACCTTACATGTTGTAAAATTAAAACTGCACCCCAGTTTGGATGTACAGAtaattattataaaaagaaaaattataaaagaaaatataaaaaatatagaagaaaTAAGTTAAAATATAAGTATAAAAACCCGAGGAAAAGATATTATATAAAAGATTACAAAAGAAAAAGACCATATAGAATTAAGAAAAAATTATCCGAATGTACTTGttacaattgtggaaaattaggacACCTAGCCAAAGATTGTAAATTACCTAGAGACCCTAAAAAGaaacaaataacagaaattaacaCTGATAATGAAGAATACATGCAACTAGACTATATAGATTATGAAttagatagtgaagatagtatTTATGAATTAGAACCTGAATTAGAAACAGAAATAGAATCAGAAAAAGAACTATCAGATATAGAGGAAAATGACTGAAAACGATATACAAATAATAAGCAGAGAAGAATATAAGGATGAAGAATCAAGTGaacaaaaagtaatatttgataatgatatttttgaaaaaataaaaggaaaagatttaGATTTAAGCATCGGTAAAATATTAGAAGTACCAACAATAAAAAACTGgttcaaaattaaaaaagaagaatattatgtaataagtcaaaaagaacatataatagATTGTAAATATACTAGAGGAAAAGCTAAAATAcctataataaataaaagaacaataaataaagaaatt is a genomic window containing:
- the LOC138903958 gene encoding uncharacterized protein, yielding MTEVEKRLQIIEAKNLSQQHGSKHAELSQQHGSKHADLGGDVGKHLKTQNLQTNTILHTAAGTSTSAIRKGKHTNTNMNAMFNKPYTPKSQNPLTPSPQTTSYRESLNQEKQTYDYITNSYIQNIHKIQTFLNLNPRSKTIQNPKTDYITQPLQGYNRLIAQPGTNANLVKTCYNYGLLSTVYTQTGQEIATIPELYSAFTTYKRITKGDLFYIKFYVAPAEILYNEIKPIIQVIKLGLTREMIIPENVQIQPEIPKPDIPAFYSNKRIIGLSTILSELVNNYVEEKPIWGYQSREHTMIYTHSKNLRENDMEEIRRWIKTLIQPEEAPITRAIRGEFISQNLMTRYCKQISPIYSEHICSKCQGEKNIVPEIKFEEEEN